A window from Bosea sp. ANAM02 encodes these proteins:
- a CDS encoding helix-turn-helix domain-containing protein, whose product MRETGRSGCPINLTLEILGDRWSLIVLRDIMFGNRRHFRELLAKSDEGIASNILADRLKRLVEKGLLSRRDDASHKQKAIYSLTEMGIALVPVFAAMGEWGRNFLPVTEELSIRAELLSEGGPALWERFMQELRHLHLDAARPEQSVLDELTKAYRDALARRQAMAG is encoded by the coding sequence ATGCGCGAGACCGGCCGTTCTGGCTGTCCGATCAATCTGACGCTGGAAATCCTGGGGGATCGCTGGAGCCTGATCGTGCTCCGCGACATCATGTTCGGAAACCGCCGACATTTCCGGGAATTACTCGCGAAATCGGACGAAGGCATCGCCTCGAACATCCTCGCCGACCGCCTGAAGCGCCTCGTCGAGAAGGGTCTGCTTTCGCGCCGCGACGACGCCAGCCACAAGCAGAAGGCGATCTACAGCCTGACCGAGATGGGCATCGCGCTCGTCCCGGTCTTCGCCGCGATGGGCGAATGGGGCCGGAACTTCCTGCCGGTAACCGAGGAACTCTCGATCCGCGCCGAACTCCTGAGCGAAGGCGGCCCGGCGCTCTGGGAGCGCTTCATGCAGGAGCTGAGGCATCTCCATCTCGACGCAGCCCGGCCGGAGCAATCGGTGCTCGACGAGCTGACTAAGGCTTATCGGGATGCGCTGGCGCGGCGGCAGGCCATGGCGGGGTGA
- a CDS encoding dihydrofolate reductase family protein, translating to MAKVIVWNLMTLEGFFEGREKWDLGFHEDAWGEELAALSSDFGRKAGLLVFGRVTYEGMKAYWTSTQEEGETKAFMNALPKLVASRKLTGSDWNNTTVTADITGEITRRKAEAGKDIYVFGSAELTESLLAAGLVDEVMIAIAPVTIGQGTPLFKPNAEKRHYALIAARPLKNGTVILHYGVKAAA from the coding sequence ATGGCGAAAGTGATCGTCTGGAATCTGATGACGCTGGAAGGGTTCTTCGAGGGCAGGGAGAAATGGGATCTCGGCTTCCATGAGGATGCCTGGGGCGAGGAACTCGCCGCGCTCAGCAGCGATTTCGGCCGGAAGGCCGGGCTGCTCGTCTTCGGCCGCGTCACCTACGAGGGGATGAAGGCCTATTGGACCTCGACCCAGGAGGAGGGCGAGACCAAGGCCTTCATGAACGCCCTGCCGAAGCTCGTGGCTTCACGTAAGCTGACCGGCTCCGACTGGAACAACACCACGGTGACGGCGGATATCACCGGCGAGATCACGCGCCGGAAAGCGGAAGCCGGCAAGGACATCTATGTCTTCGGCAGCGCCGAGCTGACGGAGTCGCTGCTGGCGGCGGGGCTCGTCGACGAGGTCATGATCGCGATCGCGCCGGTCACGATCGGGCAGGGCACGCCGCTGTTCAAGCCGAACGCGGAGAAGCGTCACTATGCGCTGATCGCGGCCCGTCCGCTCAAGAACGGCACCGTGATCCTGCATTACGGCGTGAAGGCCGCAGCCTGA
- a CDS encoding DMT family transporter gives MSAPAIPVRPASPALAMFLALLTGATCIGFSGIFVRLADVGPAAAGFWRMLFAVPVLVAWTALEQRKPAGEKLGRGAFIAVALAGLAFGIDVTLYNAALGHTTIANASLLGNLSPVGVVLGGWLLLGDRPSRRILGALTLAVAGAILLVLPKFIGTGQVTGNLFGDGLAVGAALSYAAYILAVRRARDGAGAGYVSLVSSVICAVFCLAAALMLGEQVVPASLQGWLAVAALGLVSHALGQGLITLSLGSYGAGAASLVMVWPALVSVLAAWALFGEQPTPVQAFGGVAILAAVLLVRRG, from the coding sequence ATGTCCGCTCCCGCGATCCCCGTCCGGCCCGCATCGCCCGCGCTGGCGATGTTTCTCGCCCTGCTCACCGGCGCCACCTGTATCGGCTTTTCCGGCATCTTCGTGCGCCTCGCCGATGTCGGCCCGGCCGCCGCCGGCTTCTGGCGCATGCTCTTCGCCGTGCCTGTGCTCGTGGCCTGGACCGCTTTGGAGCAGCGCAAGCCCGCGGGCGAAAAGCTCGGGCGCGGCGCCTTCATCGCCGTGGCACTGGCCGGCCTCGCCTTCGGCATCGATGTGACGCTCTACAATGCCGCGCTCGGCCATACGACGATCGCCAACGCCTCGCTGCTCGGCAATCTCTCGCCGGTCGGCGTCGTGCTCGGCGGCTGGCTCCTGCTCGGCGACAGGCCCTCGCGGCGCATCCTCGGCGCGCTGACGCTGGCGGTCGCCGGCGCGATCCTGCTGGTGCTGCCGAAATTCATCGGCACCGGCCAGGTCACCGGCAATCTCTTCGGCGACGGCCTCGCCGTCGGCGCCGCCCTGTCCTACGCCGCCTATATCCTGGCGGTGCGCCGCGCCCGTGACGGCGCCGGCGCCGGCTATGTCAGCCTCGTCTCCAGCGTGATCTGCGCCGTGTTCTGCCTCGCCGCCGCGCTGATGCTGGGCGAGCAGGTCGTTCCGGCGAGCCTGCAGGGCTGGCTCGCGGTCGCGGCGCTCGGCCTCGTCTCCCATGCGCTCGGCCAGGGCCTGATCACGCTCTCGCTCGGCAGCTATGGCGCCGGCGCCGCCTCGCTGGTCATGGTCTGGCCGGCTCTGGTCAGCGTGCTCGCCGCCTGGGCGCTGTTCGGCGAGCAGCCGACCCCGGTCCAGGCCTTCGGCGGCGTCGCCATTCTCGCCGCCGTGCTGCTGGTCCGGCGCGGCTGA
- a CDS encoding LysR substrate-binding domain-containing protein, translated as MTAHFDLAALGMLVAVAETGGFTAASARLGRTQSAISVRIQDLENQLGHKLLERSRRGVTPTDAGERLIAHARRLLAVEREALADLAGETPTGRLRIGVPDDYMDAYLRPLIARFAVEHPKVELEVRCDISKRIEPALKAGELDLAVVTQDPSRPLGEILRREPMIWVAARGHRPELQETLPLALFSEGCRARPRILGALNSAGRSHRLVFSCSHTSGVLSAVEGGFCVTAITESAVPPSLRRLGAAEGLPPLFELTVGLIMAPRPGLAAQRFADDLREEMSAFRQAA; from the coding sequence ATGACCGCTCATTTCGACCTCGCCGCGCTCGGCATGCTGGTGGCCGTGGCGGAGACCGGCGGCTTCACCGCGGCGAGCGCCCGGCTCGGCCGAACGCAATCGGCGATCTCGGTCCGGATCCAGGATCTGGAGAACCAGCTCGGCCACAAGCTGCTGGAGCGTTCGCGCCGCGGCGTGACGCCGACCGATGCGGGCGAGCGCCTGATCGCCCATGCGCGGCGCCTGCTCGCGGTCGAGCGCGAGGCACTGGCCGACCTTGCCGGTGAGACGCCGACGGGGCGCCTGCGCATCGGCGTGCCCGACGATTACATGGACGCCTATCTCAGGCCGTTGATCGCGCGCTTCGCGGTCGAGCATCCCAAGGTCGAGCTCGAGGTTCGCTGCGATATCTCGAAGCGGATCGAGCCGGCGCTCAAGGCTGGCGAACTCGACCTTGCCGTGGTCACGCAGGATCCGAGCCGGCCGCTCGGCGAGATTCTGAGGCGCGAGCCGATGATCTGGGTCGCGGCGCGGGGCCACCGGCCCGAATTGCAGGAGACGCTGCCGCTCGCCCTGTTCTCCGAAGGTTGTCGGGCACGGCCGCGCATCCTCGGGGCGCTGAACAGCGCGGGGCGGTCGCATCGGCTGGTCTTCTCCTGCTCGCACACGTCCGGTGTGCTTTCGGCGGTGGAGGGCGGTTTCTGCGTCACGGCCATCACGGAAAGCGCTGTGCCGCCGTCGCTGCGCCGGCTGGGGGCCGCCGAGGGGTTGCCGCCGCTGTTCGAACTGACCGTCGGGCTGATCATGGCGCCGCGCCCGGGGCTGGCGGCGCAGCGCTTCGCCGATGATCTGCGCGAGGAGATGAGCGCTTTCCGGCAGGCGGCGTGA
- the obgE gene encoding GTPase ObgE, with product MKFLDQAKIYVKAGDGGAGCVSFRREKFIEFGGPNGGDGGRGGDIVVECVQGLNTLIDFRFQQHFKARTGEHGMGKDRHGANSPAIVLKVPPGTEILDEDGETKIADLTEPGQRFVLCKGGNGGFGNAYFKTATNQAPRHANPGLPGEERWVWLRLKLIADAGLVGLPNAGKSTFLATVTAAKPKIADYPFTTLHPGLGVVRVDGREMVLADIPGLIEGAHEGHGLGDRFLGHIERCRVLLHLVEGTSEHAGKAYKTVREELEAYGEGLAEKPEIVALSKVDALTPEVLKEQVARLKRAAKRMPIILSAASGEGVDAALRALFAVVEEARREEERENAPVQETGWRP from the coding sequence ATGAAATTCCTCGACCAGGCCAAGATTTATGTGAAGGCGGGTGACGGCGGCGCCGGCTGCGTCTCGTTCCGCCGCGAAAAATTCATCGAGTTCGGCGGGCCCAATGGCGGCGATGGCGGGCGCGGCGGCGATATCGTCGTTGAATGCGTGCAGGGCTTGAACACGCTGATCGATTTCCGCTTCCAGCAGCATTTCAAGGCGCGCACCGGCGAGCACGGCATGGGCAAGGATCGCCACGGCGCGAATTCGCCGGCGATCGTGTTGAAGGTGCCGCCGGGCACCGAGATCCTCGACGAGGACGGCGAGACCAAGATCGCCGACCTGACCGAACCCGGCCAGCGCTTCGTTTTGTGCAAGGGCGGCAATGGCGGCTTTGGCAACGCCTATTTCAAGACCGCGACCAATCAGGCGCCGCGCCATGCCAATCCCGGCCTGCCGGGCGAGGAGCGCTGGGTCTGGTTGCGCCTGAAGCTGATCGCCGATGCCGGCCTCGTCGGATTGCCCAATGCCGGCAAGTCGACCTTCCTCGCCACCGTCACGGCGGCGAAGCCCAAGATCGCCGATTATCCCTTCACGACGCTGCATCCCGGCCTCGGCGTCGTGCGCGTCGACGGGCGCGAGATGGTGCTGGCCGATATTCCCGGCCTGATCGAGGGCGCGCATGAGGGCCATGGCCTCGGTGACCGCTTCCTCGGCCATATCGAGCGCTGCCGCGTGCTGCTGCATCTGGTCGAGGGCACCAGCGAGCATGCCGGCAAGGCCTACAAGACCGTGCGCGAGGAATTGGAGGCTTATGGCGAGGGGCTGGCCGAGAAGCCGGAGATCGTCGCGCTGTCGAAGGTCGATGCATTGACGCCGGAGGTGCTCAAGGAGCAGGTCGCGCGCCTGAAGCGGGCGGCCAAGCGCATGCCGATCATCCTCTCGGCCGCTTCGGGCGAGGGCGTCGATGCGGCGCTGCGCGCGCTCTTCGCCGTGGTCGAGGAGGCCCGCCGCGAGGAGGAGCGCGAGAACGCTCCGGTTCAGGAGACCGGCTGGCGGCCCTGA
- a CDS encoding DSD1 family PLP-dependent enzyme, translating to MPLSPPAQPGQSFAEIETPALVLDLDAFERNLVAMAAFTQAHGIRLRPHAKSHKSPEIALRQIAHGAVGQCCQKVGEAEVLVAGGVGDVLVTNEIVGAAKLDRLARLARSARIGLCVDHPDGVREAAEAAARNDVTLDVYVEIDVGGRRCGAAPGEAAVRLAEAIARSNTLRFAGIHAYHGSAQHMRSIDERREAIERAGLSARNTIERLKHHGLPCEIVTGAGTGTHELETQSGIWNEIQPGSYIFMDADYARNRQADGTPFRSFEHALFVLAGVMSKPVPDRAVVDAGHKSAAVDSGMPVPFRREGVIYTKPSDEHGVLTGDPVAVPHRGDRLLLIPGHCDPTVNLHDWYVCVRGLHGPDAHVEALWPVAARGALT from the coding sequence ATGCCGCTTTCCCCGCCGGCTCAGCCCGGCCAGAGCTTCGCCGAGATTGAAACCCCCGCCCTCGTGCTCGATCTCGACGCGTTCGAGCGCAATCTCGTCGCCATGGCGGCTTTCACGCAGGCCCATGGCATTCGGCTCCGGCCGCACGCGAAGTCGCACAAGAGCCCCGAGATCGCGCTGCGCCAGATCGCCCATGGCGCGGTCGGGCAGTGCTGCCAGAAGGTCGGGGAAGCGGAGGTGCTGGTCGCGGGCGGCGTCGGCGACGTGCTGGTCACCAACGAGATCGTCGGCGCGGCCAAGCTCGATCGCCTTGCCCGGCTCGCCCGCAGCGCCAGGATCGGCCTCTGCGTCGACCATCCCGACGGTGTGCGCGAGGCGGCGGAAGCGGCGGCCCGCAACGACGTGACGCTCGATGTCTATGTCGAGATCGATGTCGGCGGCCGGCGCTGCGGCGCCGCTCCCGGCGAAGCCGCCGTCCGGCTGGCGGAAGCCATCGCACGCTCCAACACCCTGCGCTTCGCCGGCATCCACGCCTATCATGGCTCGGCCCAGCACATGCGCTCGATCGACGAGCGTCGCGAGGCGATCGAACGTGCCGGCCTCTCCGCCCGCAACACGATCGAACGGCTGAAGCATCACGGCCTGCCCTGCGAGATCGTCACCGGCGCCGGCACGGGCACCCATGAGCTGGAGACGCAGTCCGGCATCTGGAACGAGATCCAGCCGGGCTCCTACATCTTCATGGACGCCGATTACGCCCGCAACCGCCAGGCCGACGGCACGCCCTTCCGCAGCTTCGAGCATGCGCTCTTCGTCCTGGCCGGCGTGATGAGCAAACCTGTGCCGGACCGCGCCGTGGTCGATGCCGGCCACAAGTCGGCAGCGGTCGATTCCGGCATGCCCGTGCCCTTCCGCCGCGAGGGCGTGATCTACACCAAGCCCTCCGACGAGCATGGCGTCCTGACCGGCGATCCGGTCGCGGTGCCGCATCGCGGCGACCGCCTGCTCCTGATCCCCGGCCATTGCGACCCGACGGTCAACCTGCACGACTGGTATGTCTGCGTCCGCGGCCTGCACGGTCCCGACGCCCATGTCGAGGCGCTCTGGCCGGTCGCCGCACGCGGTGCCCTGACCTGA
- a CDS encoding ATP-binding cassette domain-containing protein, with amino-acid sequence MKIGRVTDDTLALFARVWREQIRAYLPQMLMILGLVVVIAATTSFYPLLIKAAFDAFADPLTAESTGFVRRMERLVSKSIGYDIGVINAVATVVVIVTAIKGFSLLAQTVMTNNVVSRIEADMQTALYGHLIDADLAQLQRENPASLTQRFTTDFTFVKEALTRIVNIAIRDVVTAIALVGALIWIDWQMTLVVLLIAPVIAHPIGKIGRKLRRMANSQQEQTGLMANLVTESLQGARVAKTDRLEPYLKGRAAHAFETIRALKMKAANARGRLDPLLEVGGGLAVAGVLAAIGVRITSGNSTVGDFTGYVSALLLAAQPMRSLGNLNAIVQEAGASLKRYYALMDEKPQVLDRPDAEPLAVSAGEVAFRHLRFRYREDQRALEGIDLVAQGGRTMALVGRSGSGKSTLLALVPRLYDPSEGRIEIDGQDLRNVTLRSLRRQVGVVSQDVVLFDDSVRANIAFGRPEALDEEILAAAKAAAAHEFIMAMPGGYDAPVGERGHKLSGGERQRIAIARAILKNAPILLLDEATSALDTESERLVQQALASLMKGRTTIVIAHRLSTIREADLIVVMDEGKVVETGSHDELLARDGAYARLHRMQFLEG; translated from the coding sequence ATGAAGATCGGCCGCGTCACCGACGATACCCTCGCGCTCTTTGCCCGTGTCTGGCGCGAGCAGATCAGGGCCTATCTCCCCCAAATGCTGATGATTCTCGGCCTCGTCGTGGTCATCGCGGCGACGACGAGCTTCTATCCCCTCCTGATCAAGGCGGCGTTCGACGCCTTCGCCGACCCGCTGACGGCCGAATCGACCGGCTTCGTCCGGCGCATGGAACGGCTGGTCTCGAAATCGATCGGCTACGATATCGGCGTCATCAACGCGGTCGCGACCGTGGTGGTGATCGTCACCGCGATCAAGGGCTTCTCGCTGCTCGCCCAGACGGTGATGACCAACAACGTCGTCAGCCGCATCGAGGCGGATATGCAGACGGCGCTCTACGGCCATCTGATCGATGCCGACCTTGCGCAGCTTCAGCGTGAGAATCCAGCTTCGCTCACGCAGCGCTTCACCACCGATTTCACCTTCGTCAAGGAAGCGCTGACGCGCATCGTCAACATTGCGATCCGCGACGTGGTCACCGCGATCGCGCTGGTCGGCGCGCTGATCTGGATCGACTGGCAGATGACGCTGGTCGTGCTGCTGATCGCGCCGGTGATCGCCCATCCGATCGGCAAGATCGGCCGCAAGCTCCGGCGCATGGCCAATTCCCAGCAGGAGCAGACCGGCCTGATGGCCAATCTCGTCACCGAGAGCCTGCAGGGCGCCCGCGTCGCCAAGACCGACCGGCTCGAACCCTATCTGAAGGGCCGGGCCGCCCATGCCTTCGAGACGATCCGGGCGCTCAAGATGAAGGCGGCCAATGCGCGCGGGCGGCTCGACCCGCTGCTCGAGGTCGGCGGCGGCCTCGCCGTTGCCGGCGTGCTTGCCGCCATCGGCGTGCGCATCACCTCCGGCAATTCGACGGTCGGCGATTTCACCGGCTATGTCTCGGCGCTGCTGCTCGCAGCCCAGCCGATGCGCTCGCTCGGCAATCTCAACGCCATCGTCCAGGAGGCCGGGGCGTCATTGAAGCGCTATTACGCGCTGATGGACGAGAAGCCGCAGGTGCTCGACCGGCCGGATGCGGAGCCGCTTGCGGTCTCCGCCGGCGAAGTCGCCTTCCGCCACCTGCGCTTCCGCTATCGCGAGGACCAGCGCGCACTGGAGGGCATCGACCTCGTCGCGCAGGGAGGCAGGACGATGGCGCTGGTCGGGCGTTCAGGCTCGGGCAAGTCGACGCTGCTCGCGCTGGTGCCGCGCCTCTACGATCCCAGCGAGGGCCGGATCGAGATCGATGGGCAGGACCTGCGTAACGTCACGCTGAGGAGCCTGCGGCGTCAGGTTGGTGTCGTCAGCCAGGATGTCGTGTTGTTCGACGACAGCGTGCGGGCGAATATCGCCTTCGGCCGGCCGGAGGCCTTGGATGAGGAGATCCTCGCTGCGGCGAAGGCCGCCGCCGCGCATGAATTCATCATGGCGATGCCGGGCGGCTACGATGCCCCGGTCGGCGAACGCGGCCACAAGCTCTCGGGCGGCGAGCGCCAGCGCATCGCGATCGCGCGCGCCATCCTGAAGAATGCGCCGATCCTGCTGCTCGACGAGGCGACGAGCGCGCTCGACACGGAATCCGAGCGATTGGTCCAGCAGGCGCTGGCATCACTGATGAAGGGGCGCACGACGATCGTCATCGCGCACCGGCTCTCGACGATCCGCGAGGCCGACCTGATCGTGGTGATGGACGAAGGCAAGGTCGTCGAGACCGGCAGCCATGACGAATTGCTGGCGCGCGATGGCGCCTATGCCCGTTTGCACCGGATGCAGTTTCTGGAAGGCTGA
- a CDS encoding 5'/3'-nucleotidase SurE — translation MRILIANDDGVDAPGIALLRKAAARITSDIWVVAPERKWTAASHHLSFDKELALSRREPQVYALNGTPADCIVAAMTVLFRDGGPPDLVLSGVNDGRNAAEDAAYSGTLSIAREASFWNLPAIGFSRTKGGTSDERDVAALATLIENLWLTRAQWTREGTFLSVNLPKDLSAEIGLATIGRDKIAGAADIVSEEGEKIVWRIRRGRPHTSRPGDENSLIDSGRIAIVRHCWSDGAPLDAGFAGELNAALKQSAD, via the coding sequence ATGCGCATCCTCATCGCCAATGACGACGGCGTCGACGCTCCCGGCATCGCCCTGCTGCGCAAGGCCGCCGCCCGGATCACCTCCGATATCTGGGTCGTCGCGCCCGAGCGCAAATGGACGGCCGCCAGCCACCATCTCTCCTTCGACAAGGAGCTGGCTCTCAGCCGTCGCGAACCGCAGGTCTACGCACTGAACGGCACGCCGGCCGATTGCATCGTCGCGGCCATGACGGTGCTCTTTCGTGATGGTGGCCCGCCCGACCTCGTGCTCTCCGGCGTCAATGACGGGCGCAATGCCGCCGAGGACGCGGCCTATTCCGGCACGCTCTCGATCGCCCGCGAGGCGAGCTTCTGGAACCTCCCCGCCATCGGCTTCTCCCGCACCAAGGGCGGCACCTCGGACGAGCGTGACGTCGCGGCGCTGGCAACGCTGATCGAAAACCTCTGGCTGACGCGCGCGCAATGGACCCGCGAGGGCACGTTCCTGAGCGTCAACCTGCCGAAGGACCTTTCGGCGGAAATCGGTCTCGCCACAATCGGGCGCGACAAGATCGCGGGCGCGGCTGATATCGTCTCTGAAGAAGGCGAGAAGATCGTCTGGCGCATCCGGCGCGGCCGCCCGCATACCAGCCGGCCGGGCGACGAGAACAGCCTGATCGATTCGGGCCGCATCGCCATCGTCCGTCATTGCTGGAGCGACGGCGCGCCGCTGGATGCGGGGTTCGCTGGGGAGCTCAATGCGGCGCTGAAGCAGTCTGCGGACTGA
- a CDS encoding MBL fold metallo-hydrolase produces the protein MRLTIHGGIGEKGRTCIGVEHGGTRLLLDVGVDTSAQGAAYYPAITRAELERIDALIVTHAHEDHVAALGWCLANGFSGRILMSAESASETDATLAAYATPGERRLARQAAVEVIAPGADFAIGPIAIRTGRSGHVVGGIWCHLSAGARSLGYCGDVVPASPVFAMDPLPPCDLLLVDASYGADTIPPAERGAAIKRWLASHPQGAVLPTPLSGRSVELIGLIETPIAIHPSMREALAQQIAASTWLKSGAADTLSARFAEALLWEEGEPLPAAALLVDDGMGLAGPSKAALAQARRERHPVLLTGGIPKGSPADLMLAAGEAEWLRFPTHPTLPENIALAAASGAGRILAHSCDAATAAALAAAIPKLMTGLKPGDTIEI, from the coding sequence ATGAGACTGACGATTCACGGTGGGATCGGCGAGAAGGGCCGGACCTGCATCGGCGTCGAGCATGGCGGAACGCGGCTCTTGCTCGATGTCGGCGTCGATACCAGTGCGCAAGGGGCCGCCTATTACCCGGCGATCACGCGCGCCGAGCTCGAACGCATCGACGCGCTCATCGTCACCCACGCCCATGAGGACCATGTCGCGGCGCTGGGCTGGTGCCTCGCCAACGGCTTTTCCGGCCGCATCCTGATGAGCGCCGAATCGGCGAGCGAAACCGATGCGACGCTCGCCGCCTATGCGACGCCGGGCGAACGGCGACTGGCCAGGCAGGCTGCTGTCGAGGTCATCGCCCCCGGCGCGGATTTCGCCATCGGCCCGATCGCGATCCGCACTGGCCGCAGCGGCCATGTCGTCGGCGGTATCTGGTGCCACCTGAGCGCGGGCGCGCGCAGCCTCGGCTATTGCGGCGACGTCGTGCCGGCGAGCCCCGTCTTCGCCATGGACCCGCTGCCACCCTGCGACCTGCTGCTGGTCGATGCCTCCTACGGCGCCGATACCATCCCTCCCGCCGAGCGCGGCGCAGCAATCAAGCGCTGGCTCGCCAGTCATCCGCAGGGCGCCGTCCTGCCGACACCGCTCTCCGGCCGCTCGGTCGAGCTGATCGGCCTGATCGAGACCCCGATCGCCATCCATCCCTCGATGCGCGAGGCGCTGGCCCAGCAGATCGCCGCCTCGACCTGGCTGAAATCCGGTGCCGCCGACACCCTCTCGGCGCGTTTTGCCGAGGCCCTGCTTTGGGAGGAAGGCGAGCCGCTCCCGGCAGCGGCTCTGCTCGTCGATGACGGCATGGGGCTCGCTGGCCCCTCCAAGGCCGCGCTCGCCCAGGCCCGCCGCGAACGCCATCCGGTCCTGCTCACCGGCGGCATTCCCAAGGGCAGCCCGGCCGATCTGATGCTGGCGGCCGGCGAGGCCGAATGGCTACGCTTCCCGACCCATCCGACGCTGCCGGAGAACATCGCTCTCGCGGCGGCAAGCGGCGCCGGCCGCATCCTCGCCCATTCCTGCGATGCCGCGACCGCAGCCGCACTGGCCGCCGCCATTCCCAAGCTCATGACCGGCCTCAAGCCGGGCGACACGATCGAGATCTGA
- a CDS encoding ABC transporter ATP-binding protein, giving the protein MARLTIDRAQKRFGSYLALDDVSIAVEDGEFLAVLGPSGCGKTTLLRQIAGFDKLDGGRISIGDRLVSSPATHIPPEHRKLGIVFQSYALWPHMTVAENVAYGLTVAGVRDPERAKRVAAALDLVGLNGFAERRPGLLSGGQRQRVALARCLVTEPSLVLLDEPLANLDVHLRASMEEEFARFHERTGTTMVYITHDQAEAMALADRIAVMDRGRLLQLATPSLLYREPANVTVAGFIGEGMVLPATILSAPQAGRCKVSVLGVEAVVRCRPDQAVTGQAKLCLRARDIGIAPTGQDGVPATVERLSYQGGFFRMEARPTGNQDIVLHLDAAEPAPAQPGEAIRIAVSDGWVIPESVSLDKAA; this is encoded by the coding sequence GTGGCGCGACTGACCATCGACCGCGCGCAGAAGCGCTTCGGCTCCTATCTCGCGCTCGACGACGTCTCGATCGCGGTCGAGGACGGCGAGTTCCTGGCCGTGCTCGGCCCCTCCGGCTGCGGCAAGACCACGCTGCTGCGCCAGATCGCCGGCTTCGACAAGCTCGACGGCGGCCGGATCAGCATCGGCGACCGGCTTGTCTCCTCGCCCGCGACCCATATCCCGCCGGAGCATCGCAAGCTCGGCATCGTCTTCCAGTCCTATGCGCTCTGGCCGCATATGACGGTGGCGGAGAACGTCGCCTATGGCCTGACCGTCGCCGGCGTGCGCGATCCGGAACGGGCGAAGCGCGTCGCCGCCGCGCTCGATCTCGTCGGACTGAACGGATTCGCCGAGCGCCGGCCCGGCCTCCTGTCCGGCGGTCAGCGCCAGCGCGTCGCGCTCGCCCGCTGCCTCGTCACCGAGCCCTCGCTGGTGCTGCTCGACGAGCCGCTCGCCAATCTCGACGTCCATCTGCGCGCCTCGATGGAGGAGGAATTCGCTCGCTTCCACGAGCGCACGGGCACCACCATGGTCTACATCACCCATGACCAGGCCGAGGCCATGGCGCTGGCCGACCGCATCGCCGTGATGGATCGCGGCCGACTGCTCCAGCTCGCGACGCCCTCGCTGCTCTATCGCGAGCCCGCCAACGTGACCGTCGCCGGCTTCATCGGCGAAGGCATGGTGCTGCCGGCGACGATCCTCTCCGCGCCGCAGGCCGGGCGCTGCAAGGTCAGCGTGCTCGGCGTCGAGGCCGTCGTGCGCTGCCGGCCCGATCAAGCCGTCACCGGGCAGGCAAAACTCTGCCTGCGCGCCCGCGATATCGGCATCGCTCCCACGGGGCAGGACGGTGTACCAGCCACGGTCGAGCGCCTGTCCTATCAGGGCGGCTTCTTCCGCATGGAAGCCCGCCCCACCGGCAATCAGGACATCGTCCTGCATCTCGACGCGGCCGAGCCCGCTCCCGCCCAACCCGGCGAAGCCATCCGCATCGCCGTCAGCGACGGCTGGGTCATCCCGGAGAGCGTCTCCCTGGACAAGGCTGCGTGA